The Candidatus Angelobacter sp. genome includes a region encoding these proteins:
- a CDS encoding PAS domain-containing protein: protein TEKVTRIIKLIPGDVGRPVTDLASDLLYPELADDAREVLRSLVSLDKPVATRDGRWYAMRLMPYRTMDDRIDGVVITFMDITTAKKLEAELRASDASGKETRI, encoded by the coding sequence CACCGAGAAGGTGACCAGGATCATCAAGCTGATTCCCGGCGACGTAGGCCGGCCCGTCACCGACCTCGCCTCGGACCTGCTCTACCCCGAGCTGGCCGACGACGCGCGCGAGGTGTTGCGGTCGCTGGTGTCGTTGGACAAACCGGTCGCCACGCGCGATGGTCGCTGGTACGCGATGCGCCTGATGCCCTACCGGACGATGGATGATCGCATTGACGGCGTGGTGATCACCTTCATGGACATCACCACCGCAAAGAAACTTGAAGCCGAGTTGCGCGCCAGCGACGCGAGCGGAAAGGAAACCCGGATATGA